In Paraburkholderia terrae, the following proteins share a genomic window:
- the istA gene encoding IS21 family transposase, with amino-acid sequence MYFREKVPLREIARRTGLSRNTVRTWLRQADATEPKYPKRISPSVIDDWAAQLTGWLRADSHRPKRDRRTARFMFEAIREQGYAGSYGRVSAFVRRWHEEQTEAPRKKAYVPLAFEPGEAFQFDWSCEYAFIGGLRRRLEVAHVKLNASRAFWLIAYPTQSHEMLFDAHARAFAAFGGVPRRGIYDNMKTAVDKVGRGKERAVNARFEAMCGHYLFEPEFCNRAAGWEKGIVEKNVQDRRRQIWHEAALRRWDTLDILNEWVAGQCRQAWQMRHPQWPELTVEDVLQDERTRLMPNPRPFDGYVEQTLRVSSTSLIHFQRNRYSVPTEYTNQLVSVRCYPAYLSVVVDALEIARHERSFERHMTFYDWRHYITLVERKPGALRNGAPFATMPQPLQQLQRYLLKHPGGDRVMTQVLAAVPEHGLDAVLLAVQAALDSGRPSVDHVLNVLSRLKGPVANQNVAATRLQLVEEPAADVDRYESLRTNPPEDRHV; translated from the coding sequence ATGTATTTCCGCGAGAAGGTCCCGCTGCGCGAGATTGCGAGGCGAACGGGCCTGTCCCGAAACACGGTGCGCACGTGGCTGCGGCAGGCCGACGCCACCGAGCCGAAGTACCCGAAGCGCATCAGTCCCAGTGTTATCGATGACTGGGCTGCGCAACTGACGGGCTGGCTACGGGCAGACAGTCACCGACCGAAGCGTGACCGACGCACGGCGCGCTTCATGTTCGAGGCAATCCGTGAACAGGGCTATGCCGGCAGCTACGGCCGTGTCAGTGCATTCGTGCGTCGCTGGCACGAGGAGCAGACCGAAGCGCCGCGCAAGAAGGCCTATGTGCCGCTGGCGTTCGAACCCGGCGAGGCATTCCAGTTCGACTGGAGTTGCGAGTACGCCTTCATCGGCGGTCTGCGACGCCGTCTCGAAGTCGCCCACGTCAAACTGAACGCCAGTCGTGCCTTCTGGCTGATCGCGTATCCCACGCAGAGTCACGAGATGCTGTTCGATGCCCATGCACGCGCATTTGCCGCGTTCGGTGGCGTCCCGCGCCGTGGCATCTACGACAACATGAAGACCGCCGTGGACAAGGTCGGGCGTGGCAAGGAGCGAGCGGTCAACGCGCGTTTCGAAGCGATGTGTGGTCACTACCTGTTCGAGCCAGAGTTCTGCAACCGGGCCGCTGGCTGGGAGAAAGGCATCGTTGAGAAGAACGTTCAGGACCGGCGTCGGCAGATCTGGCACGAGGCCGCACTGCGGCGCTGGGACACGCTGGACATCCTGAACGAATGGGTCGCTGGCCAGTGCCGTCAGGCCTGGCAGATGCGTCACCCACAGTGGCCAGAGCTGACGGTTGAGGATGTGCTCCAGGACGAACGCACGAGGCTGATGCCCAATCCCCGTCCGTTTGATGGCTACGTTGAGCAGACCCTGCGTGTGTCGTCCACCAGCCTCATTCACTTCCAGCGTAACCGTTACAGCGTACCGACCGAGTACACGAACCAGCTTGTGAGCGTGCGTTGCTATCCCGCGTATCTGAGCGTCGTCGTCGACGCCCTTGAGATTGCCCGCCACGAACGCAGCTTCGAGCGGCACATGACCTTCTACGACTGGCGCCACTACATCACGCTTGTGGAACGCAAACCGGGCGCATTACGTAACGGCGCCCCGTTTGCGACGATGCCGCAGCCGTTGCAGCAGCTTCAGCGCTATCTCCTGAAGCACCCGGGCGGCGACCGCGTCATGACGCAGGTGCTGGCGGCTGTACCGGAACACGGGCTTGATGCCGTACTGCTCGCCGTGCAGGCCGCGCTGGATTCAGGCCGTCCAAGCGTTGACCACGTGCTCAACGTTCTGAGCCGGCTCAAGGGACCAGTCGCAAACCAGAACGTCGCCGCAACGAGGCTCCAGCTCGTCGAGGAGCCTGCCGCCGATGTAGATCGTTACGAGAGCCTGCGCACCAACCCACCGGAGGATCGCCATGTCTAA